The proteins below come from a single Eucalyptus grandis isolate ANBG69807.140 chromosome 3, ASM1654582v1, whole genome shotgun sequence genomic window:
- the LOC104438190 gene encoding uncharacterized protein LOC104438190, translating into MEVLRLRMSFAAAFALLSLLMAFVLLPRRRPKPGAISFERRSGGRSGNRVLADARGSGAHLHHPLKFLPSPPIFISDLSM; encoded by the exons ATGGAGGTGTTGAGATTGAGGATGAGCTTCGCCGCCGCCTTCGCGCTGCTCTCGCTCCTGATGGCGTTCGTCCTCCTTCCCCGTCGCCGCCCAAAGCCCGGCGCCATCTCCTTCGAGCGACG GAGTGGCGGTCGATCAGGGAATCGCGTGCTTGCTGATGCTCGTGGCTCTGGTGCTCACCTACATCATCCACTGAAGttcctcccctcccctcccatTTTCATTTCTGATCTCTCCATGTAA